DNA sequence from the Stenotrophomonas sp. 24(2023) genome:
GGTGTGGCCGCCGCCATCGAGCGACGGCCCGTGCGGCTGCGGGTCGGGGCCGTGGCGCAGGATCTTCACCAGGTACCAGATGCCCCAGCCGAACACGAAGGCATAGCCCACCACGTAGACGGCCAACGACAGCGCGGTCATCCACGCGCTCTGCGGCCCGACCGCATCGGCCGTGCGCAGCACGCCGTACACCACCCACGGCTGGCGGCCCATCTCGGTGACGAACCAGCCCGACAGCAGCGCGATGAAGCCCGCCGGCAGCATCAGGTTCCAGCCACGCAGCAGCCATGGCGAGGTAAGCAGCCGCTTCCGCCACAGGGCCCACGCCGAGACCCAGGCCAGCAGCAGCATCGCCGTGCCCAGCCCGACCATGATGCGGAAGGCGAAGAACACCGGTGCCACCGGTGGCCGCTCGCTGGCCGGCACCGAGGTCAACGGATCGATGGTGCCGTCCAGCGTGTGGGTCAGGATCACGCTGCCCGCACGCGGAATCGCCACCTCGAAATCGTTGCGTTCCTGGCGTTCGTTGGGCAGTCCGAACACCACCAGTGGCAGGCCCTGCCCCGGCGCGCTCTCATGCCAGTGGCCCTCCATCGCCGCGACCTTCATCGGCTGGTGCTTGAGCGTGTTCAGGCCATGCATGTCGCCCACGAAGATCTGCAGCGGCAGGGTGATGGCCGCGAACACCACGGCGGCGACCAGCATGCGCCGCCCCGCTTCCACGTGCGTGCCACGGCGCAGGTACCAGGCACCGACGCCCCCGATCACGAAGCAGGTGGTGATGAACGAACCCAGCGCCATGTGCGCCAGGCGGTACGGGAAGGACGGGTTGAACACCACCTGCCACCAGTCCACCGGGTGCATGATGCCATCGACCATCTCGAAGCCGGCCGGCGTGTGCAGCCAGCTGTTGGAGGCCAGGATCCAGAACGTGGAGAACAGCGTGCCCAGCGCCACCATGCAGGTGGAGAAGAAGTGCAGGCGCGGCGAGACCTTGCCCCAGCCGAACATCATCACGCCCAGGAAGCTGGCTTCCAGGAAGAACGCGGTGAGCACTTCGTAGGTCAGCAGCGGGCCGATGACCGTGCCGGCCACTTCGCTCAGCCGTGGCCAGTTGGTGCCGAACTGGAAGGCCATGACGATGCCGCTGACCACGCCCATGCCGAAGGACACGGCGAAGATCTTCTGCCAGAAGAAATACAGCGCGCGCCAGACCGGGTCACGCGTGCGCAGCCAGCGCCATTCGGTGAACGCCAGCCAGCTGGCCGTGCCGATGGTGAAGGCAGGGAACAGGACATGGAAACTGATGACGAATCCGAACTGGATCCGCGACAACAACAACGCGTCCAAGGGACGCCTCCTGCCAGGTGCCGGTGGGGATACCGGACCACTTTAGGAAGATATCGGCGTGCCGGGATGCGACGTGGTGTCGCGCTGCTTCACTTGGTCGCAGGCAGGCGTGAAGGCCGCCGGGCATGGCCCGGCGCCAGCGGCGCGGATGATCGTGCGCGGAATCAAATGCATCCACGCATGGCGTGGATGGGGCCTTCCCGGCACGGCCCGGCAGCTACGGTCAGTGCCAGAAATACCAGGCGGCCGCACCCAGCAGCGCGCCCAGCAGCAGCACCTGCACCAGCACGTACACCACGCCGTTGTCGCGCGTCTCCGCCTGCAGCCGCTGCTGCACGGCCTCGCTCACATCCAGCACCGGCACCTGCTGTTCCTGCTCGCGCAGCGCCTGCGACAGCGCGCGCGCGTCGGCATCGCGGGGGGCGTTGGGTTCGCTCACAGCAGCTCTCCGGCGGTGGCGTGCCGCGTCAGTTCCTGCTTCAGGACCTGGCGCGCACGGTACAGATGGCTCTTGATGGTACCGCGCGCCAGCCCGGTCACCTGTTCAATCTCCGCCAGATCGAAATCCTCCAGGTAGTGCAGGCCCACGATCAGGCGCTGCGGCGCGGTCAGCCGCTCCAGCGCCGCGTTCAGCTGGCGGCCCGCCTGCAGTGCTTCGCTCAACGCCACCGGGCCGGGGCCCTCGTCGCCGATGCCAAGCTCCTCGGGCACCGCCACCGCCACCATCCACTGCGCTTCCAGCCGGCGACGGCGCAGGTACTGCAGTGCCGTCGTGTACGCCACTCGTGATACCCATGTCCGCAGCGAGGATTCAAAGCGGAACCGGTGCAGCTGGCGGTACACCGCCAGGAAGGTTTCCTGCAGCAGGTCGGCCACCTGGTCACGGTCGCCGACCATCCGCCCGATCACGTGCGCACAGGTGCGCTGGTGCTGGGCCACCAGCCGGGTGAACGCGTCCTGCGAACCGGAGGTGATCGCCAGCACCAGCGCGCGGTCATCCCCACCCTCCACGACCGGCGCGGGTGGGTCCCCACGCCCGGCCGCCGGCCCTGGGCGCCGCAGTACCGCCAGTGCCTCCCCCAGCAGGCTCATCCGTGACGTTCCCCCTGTCCTGATGGCAGACCGTGGCTCAACGGGCGCCGGCAGGGCGGGCCAGGCGCCAGGCCAGCAGCTGGCCCAGGCCGAAGCTGCCGGTCAGCGCGGCGGCGGCGCCAAAGCTCAGGTCACGCGCCCCCATGGCTTCCAGCAGGCCCATCGCCAGGGCCAGGCTGAGCAGGCTGATGCCCCAGCGCAGTGCCCCCTGGCGGCGGCGTTCTTCTTCCAGCAACGCCAGCGAGCGGATCACCTCTTCCGGCACATGCGGTGCCACCAGCTTGCCGCGGGCGCGCGCGTCGGCCAGCGCATGGATCGAATAGGCGATGCAGATGAAGAGGGAAATCGGGATGAGTTCCTGCATGGTCGTGCTCCTTTGAGGTGGATGATGCGGGTTCATGACATTGGATGCGCGGGCAGGCGGACCGGTTGCAGCGGCAGCGCCACTTTGCCGAAGCGGGCTGGCATGACCTGTGGCCCAGCCCGTGGCCGGACCGGGCTGCTACCCTTGCCCGGTTACCCTTCCTGGTGCTGTCCGCCCATGTCCCGAGTGCTGCCCCTTTCCCTCCTGCTGTCAGCGGTGCTGGCCGCACCGGCCGCGCATGCCGCGCCTACACCGATCACCATCGAACAGGCCATGGCCGACCCGGACTGGATCGGTCCGCCGGTGGAAAAGGCCTGGTGGTCGTGGAACAGCCAGCAGGTGGAATACCAGCTCAAGCGCACCGGCAGCCCGGTCCGCGACACCTTCCGCCAGCCGATCGCCGGTGGCACCGCCGCCCAGGTGGCCGACGACCAGCGCGGCACCCTGGACGTGGCCGACCCGGTCTATGACCGCACCCGCACCCGCATGGCCTTCGTGCGCAACGGCGACGTGTTCGTGCGCGACCTGCGCAGCGGTGCCCTGTCCCAGCTGACCCGCAGCAACGAGCGCGCGGCCGGCGTGGATTTTGCCGCCGATGGCGGCGTGATCTGGCGCATCGGCCAGGCCTGGTTCCATGCCGCGCCGAACGGTGCGGTGGCGCAGGTGGCGGTGCTGAAGGCCGAGAAGGACCCGGCCGCCAAGCCCAAGGACGACCTGCTGCGCGACCAGCAGCTGCGTACCCTGGAAACCCTGCGCCGTGACCGCGACCAGCGCGAAGCGCTGAAGGACCAGGACCAGCGCTGGCGCCAGGCCGACCCGACCCGCGCACCGGGCCCGGTCTACCTGGGCGCCGATGTGGCCATCGTCAGCAGCGTGCTCAGCCCGGACCTGACCCACCTGATCGTGGTGACCAAGCCGAAGGATTTCGACGAGGGCCGTACCAGCAAGATGCCGCTGTACGTGACCGAATCGGGCTATGAGGAAACCGAGGACACCCGTACCCGCGTCGGCCGCAACGATCCCGAACCGCACACCCTGTGGCGCGTGGACGCGCGCAGCGGCAAGGTCGAGAAGATCGCGCTGGACAGCCTGCCGGGCATCGGCACCGACCCGCTGGCCGAGCTGCGCCGCAAGGCCGGCAAGGACGCGCTCAAGGGCAACCGCCCGCTGGAAGTGATGAGCGACTTCATGGGCGGTGGCATCCGCTGGAGCGCCGATGGCCAGCAGGTGGCGATCATGCTGCGCGCCAACGACAACAAGGACCGCTGGATCATCAGCGTCGGTGCGGCCGACGGCCGTGTGCAGAACCGCCACCGGCTGACCGACAACGCCTGGATCAACTGGGGCTTCAACGATTTCGGCTGGATGGCCGATGGCCGCACGCTGTGGCTGCTCTCCGAGGAATCGGGCTTCTCGCACCTGTACACCCAGGCCGGCGGCAGCAAGCCGCAGGCGCTGACCAGCGGCAAGTGGGAAACCTCCGCGCCGGTGCTGTCGGCCGATGGCAAGGGCTTCTACTTCCTGTGCAACCAGCAGGCCCCGCATGACTACGAAGTCTGCGCGGTGGACGTGGCCAGCCGCCAGGTGCGCGAGCTGACCGACCTCAACGGCGTGGAGGATTTCTCGCTTTCGCCCAACGGCCAGCAGCTGCTGGTGCGCTATTCCGGCGCCTACCTGCCGCCGCAGCTGGCCGTGCTGCCGGCCGCCGGTGGCCAGGCCCGCGTGCTGACCGACACCCGCACCGCCGAATACAAGGCGCGCCAGTGGGTGCAGCCGAAGCTGGTGGCCGTGCCGTCCAAGCACGGTGCCGGCGTGGTCTGGGCCAAGTACTACGAACCCGAGCACAAGGAACCGGGGAAGAAGTACCCGATCGTGATGTTCGTGCACGGTGCCGGCTACCTGCAGAACGTGCACCAGCGCTATCCGGCCTACTTTCGCGAGCAGATGTTCCACAACCTGCTGGTGCAGAAGGGCTACATCGTGCTGGACATGGATTACCGCGGCAGCGAGGGCTACGGCCGCGACTGGCGCACGGCGATCTACCGCAACATGGGCCACCCGGAGCTGGAGGATTACCAGGACGGCCTGGACTGGCTGGTGCAGACCCAGCAGGGTGACCGTGACCACGCCGGCATCTACGGCGGCTCCTACGGTGGTTTCATGACCTTCATGGCGCTGTTCCGTGCCCCGGGCACCTTCAAGGCCGGTGCCGCGCTGCGCCCGGTGCTGGACTGGCACAACTACAACCACGGGTACACCGCCAACATCCTCAACACCCCGGACATCGACCCGGAGGCGTACCGCACCTCGTCGCCCATCGAGTACGTGCAGAACCTGCAGGACAACCTGCTGATCGCCCACGGCATGATGGATGACAACGTGTTCTTCCAGGACTCGGTGCACCTGACCCAGCGCCTGATCGAGCTGCACAAGGACAACTGGTCCATCGCCCCGTACCCGCTGGAGCGCCATGGCTACGTGCGTGCCGATTCCTGGCTGGACCAGTACAAGCGCATCCTGAAGCTGTTCGAGACCACGCTGAAGTGATGCCGGCCGGCGCCGCCACGATCCGCATCGTGGCGGCCGTCGTCGAGGACGGCCAGGGCCGCGTGCTGGTGGTCCGCAAGCACGGGGCCACCTGCTTCATCCAGCCCGGCGGCAAACCCGATCCAGGCGAAGCACCGCTGCAGGCGCTGGCCCGCGAACTGCACGAAGAACTGGGCGTGCGCCTGCTGACGGCATCGGCACGCCCGCTGGGCACGTTCGAGGACTGGGCGGTGAACGAGCCCGGCCAGCGCGTCAGCGCCCAGGTGTGGCAGGTGCGGGTGGACGGCGAACCCTGCGCCCGCGCGGAGATCGCCGAACTGGCCTGGGTACCGCTGCTGCCGCCCCATGGCCGGCCGCTGGCGCCGCTGAGCGAACACCACATCCTGCCTGCGGCGCGGACCCTGTCCGGCGGCGCGTGAGCCGCCAGCGCTTGGCACTCCCGCCCGCACCGCCTATCCTGCGCCCCGGCTTCCCCGAGGACAGCGGATGTCTGCGCCCCCCCATCCTGCTGGTATCGCCCACAACCTGGTGCGCCCACTGGCCCTGGCCGCGACCCTGGTCGGTGCCGCGCTGACGCTGTGCAGCCTCGCTGCAGCCCTGATGGCATGGGGGTTCCAGGGCGGCGACAGATGGCAGGAGCTGGTCACGCTGGGGCAGGCCGGGAACTGGCCCGGCAGTGCGATGTGGCCACTGTCACACCTGTTCCCGTTGAGCCTGTGGACAGTGCTGCTGTGCCTGCTGTCCACGCTGTCCAGCTGGGGGATGTACCGCTGGCGGCGCTGGGGCCTGTGGAGCTTCGTGGTCCTGCTGGTACTGGGCATCGTGTTCAACTTCGCCGCAGCTTGGTGGGTCGATGACCTGCTGGCCCGCTTCGGCGCCCTGCTGGATGACCCGCGGCAGGCCGGCCAGCTACAGGTGCAGCGCGTGGTGGCCGGCCTGGCCCTGTATGGCGGCGCCGTGCTGATGCTGTTGCTGCAGGGCTGGCTGGCCTGGCGCCTGCTGCGGCCGGATGTGCGCCGCCTGTTCCATTGATCGCCGCTGCGCGGGCGTACCTGTTCCCCCACTGCAGGGGCATGCAGGCCCTGCGGTAAAGTAGGCGCCATGAACGATTTCGAGCGCGTACGTAGCTACCTCACCGGCCTGCAGGATCGCATCTGCGCGTCCATCGAATCTCTCGATGGCCAGGCCCGCTTCCGCGAAGATCTGTGGCAGCGGGCCGAGGGGGGCGGCGGGCGTACCCGCGTGCTGCGCGACGGCGCGGTGTTCGAGCAGGCCGGCATCGGCTTCTCCGATGTGTCCGGCAGCCGCCTGCCGCCGTCGGCCTCGGCCAACCGGCCTGAGCTGGCCGGCGCCTCCTGGCGCGCCACCGGCGTTTCGCTGGTGTTCCATCCGCTCAGCCCCTACGTGCCGACCACCCACGCCAACGTGCGCTTCTTCCAGGCCCAGCGCGATGGCGAGGTGGTGGCCAGCTGGTTCGGCGGCGGTTTCGACCTGACCCCCTTCTACCCGCAGGACGAGGACGTGCGGCACTGGCACCAGGTCGCGCACGACCTGTGCGCGCCGTTCGGGCCCGAGCGCTACCCGGCACACAAGCGCTGGTGCGATGAATACTTCTTCCTGCGCCACCGCAATGAAACGCGCGGCGTGGGCGGCCTGTTCTTCGACGACCTGCACGGTGATTTCGAACGCGATTTCGACTACCTGCGCGCGGTGGGCGACGGCTTCCTGCAGGCGTACCTGCCGATCGTGGCGCGCCGCAAGGACACGCCCTACGGCGAGCGCGAGCGCGAGTTCCAGCTGTACCGCCGGGGCCGCTATGTGGAGTTCAACCTGGTCTATGACCGCGGCACGCTGTTCGGCCTGCAGAGCGGCGGCCGCAGCGAGAGCATCCTGATGAGCCTGCCGCCGCGCGTACGCTGGGAGTACGGCTTCACCCCGGACGCCGGCAGTGCCGAGGCGCGACTGGCCGATTACCTGGTGCCGCGCGACTGGGTGTAGCCCCCGCGCGGGGGCGGTACCGTGCCGTCTGGCGGCGCGCTACCGCTTGGTAATGATGGTGATGTGGCCGTTGGTTTCCAGCAGCGCCAGCTGGACGTCCTCCACGCCCCGGCAATCCTGCTGCCGCAGCGCCGCCTCGACATCGGCGCGGGTGACCTGCTCGCGCCGCAGCACGGCCTCCAGCAGGCGCCCATCGCGGGCGATCACCACCGGCTCGCCTTCGATCAGCCGTTCCATGCGGTTGCTGCGCGTGGTCAGCCAGCCCACGCCATAGTTGAGCAGGATGAGGGTGGCCGCCAACAGCAGGCCGCCCCCCAGCGACGTGTCCTGGCCCAGCAGCGCGTTCTGCACCGCATTGCCCAGCAGCACGATCAGCAGCACGTCGAACGGCGTGATCTGCCCCAGCGGGCGCTTGCCGCTCAGCCGCACCATGCCCAGCACCACCACGTACACCACCACCGCGCGCAGGATGAATTCCCACCACGGCATCGCCAGCGTGAACAGATCGGACATGAACGCGGGTCCCGGGGAGTCGCAGGCAGCCTCGCGCACGACCCCGGCAAGCGCAAGCCCTCCAGGGGGGCTGCTTTCCACGGCCGCAAATAAAAAGCCCCGCTGACCAGGGGGAGGTCAACGGGGCCGGGGAACGGGCGCTTGGGGAGGAGCCCCCGTTCCGAGATCTGCTCCAGGGGATGGGAGAGATCCACGACAGGCATTGCGCCTGTCGAGGGTTATGGAAGCACTTTCAACATTGATAGTTCGTGAAGGAAGCCAATTTATACAAACGTTCTGAGGGCGATATTCATGCTTTAGTCAGAATGTAAAGCCATCTGAACAAATTCACGTCGTTTTTGGCTTTAAACGAGAATCAATGCGCTTCATCCCAGTTGC
Encoded proteins:
- a CDS encoding cytochrome ubiquinol oxidase subunit I produces the protein MDALLLSRIQFGFVISFHVLFPAFTIGTASWLAFTEWRWLRTRDPVWRALYFFWQKIFAVSFGMGVVSGIVMAFQFGTNWPRLSEVAGTVIGPLLTYEVLTAFFLEASFLGVMMFGWGKVSPRLHFFSTCMVALGTLFSTFWILASNSWLHTPAGFEMVDGIMHPVDWWQVVFNPSFPYRLAHMALGSFITTCFVIGGVGAWYLRRGTHVEAGRRMLVAAVVFAAITLPLQIFVGDMHGLNTLKHQPMKVAAMEGHWHESAPGQGLPLVVFGLPNERQERNDFEVAIPRAGSVILTHTLDGTIDPLTSVPASERPPVAPVFFAFRIMVGLGTAMLLLAWVSAWALWRKRLLTSPWLLRGWNLMLPAGFIALLSGWFVTEMGRQPWVVYGVLRTADAVGPQSAWMTALSLAVYVVGYAFVFGWGIWYLVKILRHGPDPQPHGPSLDGGGHTPARPLSAADEPLEER
- a CDS encoding sigma-70 family RNA polymerase sigma factor — translated: MSLLGEALAVLRRPGPAAGRGDPPAPVVEGGDDRALVLAITSGSQDAFTRLVAQHQRTCAHVIGRMVGDRDQVADLLQETFLAVYRQLHRFRFESSLRTWVSRVAYTTALQYLRRRRLEAQWMVAVAVPEELGIGDEGPGPVALSEALQAGRQLNAALERLTAPQRLIVGLHYLEDFDLAEIEQVTGLARGTIKSHLYRARQVLKQELTRHATAGELL
- a CDS encoding S9 family peptidase, with amino-acid sequence MSRVLPLSLLLSAVLAAPAAHAAPTPITIEQAMADPDWIGPPVEKAWWSWNSQQVEYQLKRTGSPVRDTFRQPIAGGTAAQVADDQRGTLDVADPVYDRTRTRMAFVRNGDVFVRDLRSGALSQLTRSNERAAGVDFAADGGVIWRIGQAWFHAAPNGAVAQVAVLKAEKDPAAKPKDDLLRDQQLRTLETLRRDRDQREALKDQDQRWRQADPTRAPGPVYLGADVAIVSSVLSPDLTHLIVVTKPKDFDEGRTSKMPLYVTESGYEETEDTRTRVGRNDPEPHTLWRVDARSGKVEKIALDSLPGIGTDPLAELRRKAGKDALKGNRPLEVMSDFMGGGIRWSADGQQVAIMLRANDNKDRWIISVGAADGRVQNRHRLTDNAWINWGFNDFGWMADGRTLWLLSEESGFSHLYTQAGGSKPQALTSGKWETSAPVLSADGKGFYFLCNQQAPHDYEVCAVDVASRQVRELTDLNGVEDFSLSPNGQQLLVRYSGAYLPPQLAVLPAAGGQARVLTDTRTAEYKARQWVQPKLVAVPSKHGAGVVWAKYYEPEHKEPGKKYPIVMFVHGAGYLQNVHQRYPAYFREQMFHNLLVQKGYIVLDMDYRGSEGYGRDWRTAIYRNMGHPELEDYQDGLDWLVQTQQGDRDHAGIYGGSYGGFMTFMALFRAPGTFKAGAALRPVLDWHNYNHGYTANILNTPDIDPEAYRTSSPIEYVQNLQDNLLIAHGMMDDNVFFQDSVHLTQRLIELHKDNWSIAPYPLERHGYVRADSWLDQYKRILKLFETTLK
- a CDS encoding NUDIX domain-containing protein, translating into MPAGAATIRIVAAVVEDGQGRVLVVRKHGATCFIQPGGKPDPGEAPLQALARELHEELGVRLLTASARPLGTFEDWAVNEPGQRVSAQVWQVRVDGEPCARAEIAELAWVPLLPPHGRPLAPLSEHHILPAARTLSGGA
- the hemF gene encoding oxygen-dependent coproporphyrinogen oxidase; translated protein: MNDFERVRSYLTGLQDRICASIESLDGQARFREDLWQRAEGGGGRTRVLRDGAVFEQAGIGFSDVSGSRLPPSASANRPELAGASWRATGVSLVFHPLSPYVPTTHANVRFFQAQRDGEVVASWFGGGFDLTPFYPQDEDVRHWHQVAHDLCAPFGPERYPAHKRWCDEYFFLRHRNETRGVGGLFFDDLHGDFERDFDYLRAVGDGFLQAYLPIVARRKDTPYGEREREFQLYRRGRYVEFNLVYDRGTLFGLQSGGRSESILMSLPPRVRWEYGFTPDAGSAEARLADYLVPRDWV
- a CDS encoding YetF domain-containing protein — translated: MSDLFTLAMPWWEFILRAVVVYVVVLGMVRLSGKRPLGQITPFDVLLIVLLGNAVQNALLGQDTSLGGGLLLAATLILLNYGVGWLTTRSNRMERLIEGEPVVIARDGRLLEAVLRREQVTRADVEAALRQQDCRGVEDVQLALLETNGHITIITKR